Genomic window (Streptomyces sp. LX-29):
GACCGACGCCTATCCGCGGTTCGGCGAGTTCACCGCCGTCCGCGACCGTTGGGACCCGGACCGCGTCTTCGGCAACGACTACCTGCGGCGGGTGTTGGGGGACTGACCACCCGGAACCGGACGGCCGCCATCGCCCCGGTCGACGCCTGCACCGGAAAGGGTAGTTCCGCTTCTGAAGATTACGTGAAACTTGCCACCCCCGCCGCGACCCGGGGCGCCACCCCTGGGAGTCAACTCACCGACCTCCGGGCAACTTGGCTGGCGCGCCGGGTCCACCCAGGTGGCCCGAATGGAGTACTGTGGCGAGCCCTGGCCCCGCTTTCCCGTCCGGCCGCCCGGACCCAGCGGGAGGGGCCAAAAGCGGCAACTCAACCGGCGGCGCCGCGACATGGAACGGAGACCGCTGCACAACGTGACATGCGTCACTTTGCGCTGCAAACAGGTAACCGTGCCATAACGGCGGATCGCGGCCCAGGCCCGACACGCCGGGCAACTCGGCAATGTTGTGGCAGGCTGCACCCGGGCAGGCCACACTCGTCTAGCGGGAGAACGGCAGCGACGCACGTGACGTCGGCAGGCACCACCCGGGAGGTCCCCATGCCCGAACTGCGTGTCGTGGCCGTCAGCAACGACGGCACACGGCTGGTGCTCAAGGCTGCGGACAGCACGGAATACACGCTCCCCATCGACGAGCGGCTGCGCGCCGCCATTCGCAACGACCGCGCACGGCTCGGCCAGATCGAGATCGAGGTCGAGAGCCATCTGCGGCCGCGCGACATCCAGGCCCGTATACGCGCCGGCGCCTCCGCCGAAGAGGTCGCGCAGATGGCGGGCATCTCCGTCGACCGCGTACGCCGCTTCGAGGGGCCGGTGTTGGCGGAGCGCGCGTTCATGGCCGAGCGCGCCCGTAAGACCCCCGTACGTCGCCCCGGCGAGAACGCCGGGCCGCAGCTCGGCGAGGCCGTCGCGGAGCGGCTGCTGCTGCGCGGCGCGGAGAAGGACACCGCCCAGTGGGACTCCTGGCGGCGCGACGACGGCACCTGGGAGGTGCTGCTCGTCTACCGCGTCATGGGCGCGCCGCGCTCGGCGACCTGGACCTACGACCCGCCCCGGCGGCTGGTCCAGGCCGTGGACGACGAGGCGCGCGCGCTCATCGGCGAGTCCGACGACACGCCCGAGCCGAGCTTCCCCTTCGTACCGAGGATCGCGCGGCTGCCGCGCGAGCGGGACCGCGATCGGGACCGGGACCGACTGCTGGACCGGTCGGGGCTCTCCCCGACCGAATCCGGCGATGCCGACTCCCCCGCGTCCGACGAGGACGCCGGTGGCGGCGTTCGCGAGCGCGATTCGCTGACCAGTCTGCTGGAGGCGGTGCCCAACTTCCGCGGCGACATGGTCGTCCCCGAGGCGGTGCCCCAGCCGGCGACCCCGCCGGACCCGCCCGAGGAGGAGCCGGAGGCCGCCGAGCCCCCCGCTCCCGCCGCGAGCGCCGGCTCCGCCTACGCCGACGTCCTCATGCCCCGCTCCGTCACCGGTCACCGCGACCGTCTCACCGGCACCACCGACCGCCAGGCCGAGGCCGACGGGGTGCGACCGGGACGTCGGGCCGCGGTGCCGAGCTGGGACGAGATCGTGTTCGGGACGCGGCGCAAGAAACCGGACTAGGCAGGCTGCTGCCCCTACCCGGGTTCTGGTTCGTTGCCACCCGAGCCCCGAGGCCCTGGGCCCTGGGCCCTGGGCCCTGGGCCTTGCTGGTCGCGGGGCGGCTGGGCCGGGTGTGGTGGTCTGCCGGTGACGGGTTGGCGACGCCTCGTCGCGGCTGCGGCGGGGCGTCCGTGCCGGGTGCGGTGGTCTACCGGGTGCCGCGCCGTTGCGCCTGCGGCGGGGCGTCCGCGCTGGGTGCGGTGGTCCGCCGGGTGCCGCGCCGTTGCGCCTGCGGCGGGCTGCTCCCACCCACCCGCCCGATCACCCCGCGTACGCGAAGTGAGCCCCGATCGGGTGCCGTGCTCCGTCAGGTGACGCCGCGTGCGCCCGCGGCGGGG
Coding sequences:
- the sepH gene encoding septation protein SepH, which translates into the protein MPELRVVAVSNDGTRLVLKAADSTEYTLPIDERLRAAIRNDRARLGQIEIEVESHLRPRDIQARIRAGASAEEVAQMAGISVDRVRRFEGPVLAERAFMAERARKTPVRRPGENAGPQLGEAVAERLLLRGAEKDTAQWDSWRRDDGTWEVLLVYRVMGAPRSATWTYDPPRRLVQAVDDEARALIGESDDTPEPSFPFVPRIARLPRERDRDRDRDRLLDRSGLSPTESGDADSPASDEDAGGGVRERDSLTSLLEAVPNFRGDMVVPEAVPQPATPPDPPEEEPEAAEPPAPAASAGSAYADVLMPRSVTGHRDRLTGTTDRQAEADGVRPGRRAAVPSWDEIVFGTRRKKPD